A stretch of Flexivirga aerilata DNA encodes these proteins:
- a CDS encoding ABC transporter ATP-binding protein: MSAAETVDNLPERNVQPLEIDGVTVGFGGITALDEVSFTVQPRTIHALIGPNGAGKSSCFNAITGVYPVRSGRVRLGDTELTGKSAHQVARLGIGRAFQNIALVGESSVLDNVMLGRYSLTRGGFLSYGLRAPWTMRAERRHQDRAAEICDFLGIGSRLHQRAGSLPYGDQKRVDIARALAVEPTVLLLDEPAAGMNSAETAELAELIQQIRHGLGISILLVEHDMGLVMGLADRVTVLDFGKHIADGPPEQVQRDPEVVRAYLGTTADNPGEKEGRP, translated from the coding sequence ATGAGCGCCGCGGAAACGGTCGACAACCTGCCCGAGCGCAACGTCCAGCCCCTCGAGATCGACGGCGTGACAGTCGGTTTCGGCGGCATCACCGCACTGGACGAGGTGTCGTTCACGGTGCAGCCGCGGACCATCCACGCGCTCATCGGGCCGAACGGCGCGGGCAAGTCGTCGTGCTTCAACGCGATCACCGGCGTCTACCCGGTGCGCTCCGGCCGGGTGCGGCTGGGCGACACCGAGCTGACGGGCAAGTCGGCTCACCAGGTGGCGAGGCTCGGCATCGGCCGCGCCTTCCAGAACATTGCGCTGGTGGGGGAGTCCAGCGTGCTGGACAACGTGATGCTCGGCCGATACAGCCTCACCCGCGGCGGGTTCCTGTCCTACGGGCTGCGGGCGCCGTGGACGATGCGCGCCGAGCGGCGGCACCAGGACCGGGCGGCGGAGATCTGCGACTTCCTCGGCATCGGCTCCCGGTTGCACCAGCGCGCCGGTTCGCTGCCCTACGGCGACCAGAAGCGGGTCGACATCGCGCGGGCACTGGCCGTCGAGCCGACGGTGCTGCTGCTCGACGAGCCGGCGGCCGGCATGAACTCCGCCGAGACCGCGGAGCTCGCCGAGCTGATCCAGCAGATCCGGCACGGCCTCGGCATCTCGATCCTGTTGGTCGAGCACGACATGGGCCTGGTGATGGGCCTCGCCGACCGGGTCACCGTGCTCGACTTCGGCAAGCACATCGCCGACGGGCCACCCGAGCAGGTGCAGCGTGACCCCGAGGTCGTGCGGGCCTATCTCGGGACCACCGCAGACAACCCCGGCGAGAAGGAGGGGCGGCCATGA
- a CDS encoding ATP-binding cassette domain-containing protein: protein MLAISDLSARYGRSVSALRGVSFDLPDESIVAVLGSNGAGKSTLLRAISGTLGLHGGQLTSGHIELDGQRIDRLDPAAIVHRKVMQVPEGRQVFGRMSVEENLRAGGLATEPGKRAAARAAVLELFPVLGQRLDQTAGLLSGGEQQMLAIGRAMMAEPRLLLLDEPSLGLAPQMIERIGEVIAEINGRGTAVLLVEQNAAMALQLAHRAVVLEVGELALAGDAAELAASEDVQRLYLGGQLEADDAAPQERHRVRRTLGVWEA from the coding sequence GTGCTCGCGATCTCCGATCTCAGCGCGCGCTATGGCCGTTCGGTCTCGGCGCTGCGCGGGGTGTCCTTCGACCTGCCCGACGAGTCGATCGTCGCAGTCCTCGGCAGCAACGGAGCCGGGAAATCGACTCTGCTGCGAGCGATCTCGGGCACCCTCGGTCTGCACGGCGGCCAGTTGACCAGCGGCCACATCGAGCTGGACGGTCAGCGCATCGACCGACTGGACCCGGCCGCGATCGTGCACCGCAAGGTGATGCAGGTGCCCGAGGGGCGGCAGGTCTTCGGCCGGATGAGCGTCGAGGAGAACCTGCGAGCCGGCGGCCTGGCCACCGAGCCCGGCAAGCGCGCCGCTGCCCGGGCCGCGGTGCTCGAACTCTTCCCGGTGCTCGGCCAGCGACTCGACCAGACCGCCGGACTGCTGTCCGGTGGCGAGCAACAGATGCTCGCGATCGGCCGGGCGATGATGGCCGAGCCCCGCCTGCTGCTCCTGGACGAGCCGTCACTCGGGCTCGCGCCGCAGATGATCGAGCGCATCGGCGAGGTCATCGCCGAGATCAACGGCCGGGGTACGGCGGTGCTCCTCGTCGAGCAGAACGCCGCGATGGCACTGCAACTCGCCCACCGTGCGGTGGTGCTCGAGGTCGGTGAACTCGCCCTGGCCGGCGACGCCGCCGAACTCGCCGCGTCCGAGGACGTGCAGCGCCTTTACCTCGGCGGTCAGCTGGAGGCCGACGACGCCGCACCGCAGGAGCGGCATCGGGTGCGTCGAACGCTGGGAGTGTGGGAAGCATGA
- a CDS encoding branched-chain amino acid ABC transporter permease, whose product MTTFVQAIVNGLGEGAVFALLALGFVIIYKATETVNFAHGSLALFGGYIIFRAKEHLPWFPSVVIGVVAAALLGLLIERLLLARAKNATPDSLAILTIGVDIVILTEITRRLGTAAAPFLGDPYDSKPMHLFGATVSRTYVVALIVALVLIGLFFLAFRYTNWGLAMRAQAENREASALMGIRSWRVTASAWLVGGGLAGIAVIFLATNDIGGGSGLLASHTVAFAAFPAAVLGGLTSAEGAVVGGLLVGLTDSIASQYVDLNFASVAVYLVMLLVLVVRPAGLFGRVEQARV is encoded by the coding sequence ATGACGACGTTCGTGCAGGCGATCGTCAACGGACTCGGCGAAGGTGCCGTATTTGCTTTGCTGGCACTGGGTTTCGTGATCATCTATAAGGCGACCGAGACGGTGAACTTCGCCCACGGCTCGCTGGCGCTCTTCGGCGGTTACATCATCTTCCGCGCGAAGGAGCACCTGCCGTGGTTCCCATCGGTGGTGATCGGGGTCGTCGCCGCGGCTCTGCTCGGTCTGCTGATCGAGCGGCTGTTGCTGGCCCGCGCCAAGAACGCGACGCCCGACAGCCTGGCGATCCTGACGATCGGTGTCGACATCGTCATCCTCACCGAGATCACCCGGCGTCTCGGCACGGCCGCGGCCCCCTTCCTCGGCGACCCCTATGACTCCAAGCCGATGCACCTCTTCGGGGCGACCGTCTCGCGCACCTATGTCGTCGCGCTGATCGTGGCCCTGGTGCTGATCGGGCTGTTCTTCCTCGCCTTCCGCTACACCAACTGGGGGCTGGCGATGCGCGCCCAGGCGGAGAACCGCGAGGCGTCGGCACTCATGGGCATCCGCAGCTGGCGGGTCACCGCGAGTGCCTGGCTGGTCGGCGGTGGCCTCGCCGGGATCGCCGTGATCTTCCTCGCCACCAACGACATCGGCGGCGGATCCGGTCTGTTGGCCTCACACACCGTCGCGTTCGCCGCCTTCCCCGCGGCGGTGCTCGGCGGCCTGACCTCGGCCGAGGGCGCCGTGGTCGGCGGCCTGCTCGTCGGGCTCACCGACTCGATCGCGTCGCAGTATGTCGACCTCAACTTCGCCAGCGTCGCCGTCTACCTGGTGATGCTGCTCGTCCTCGTCGTGCGTCCGGCCGGACTCTTCGGAAGGGTGGAACAAGCTCGTGTCTGA
- a CDS encoding ABC transporter substrate-binding protein codes for MRLNRLTTTGLVTTCAIGLALSGCSVKDPEAGGIGGGGGGARGIKTDVGVTSDTITLGAMTDESGVFKVLGLGITQGNQMWAADVNKSGGICGRKIKIVPADTGYSAEKAVPLYNQLKGQALGLVQLIGSPILAALKKPMVNDKIAAIPSSWASTNLDVPNVVMVGPTYDVEMINGLSYLQSQGKIKNGDTIGHIYVDSEYGKNGLLGSKYYASKHSMNVVQAPVSSTASDLTSAVTKLKGAGAKAVLLTTTPAQTASAVGVAKAQGLTVPFYGSGPTYTPQLLDTPAGSALLSGQFLTDALMVPWNSTVPQAASIRSQWTKDNPKGEPTFGPIQGYVFGLVWGQILLQACSDGDLTRAGVLKAVQKVSVDTRNLTASLDFTHPGQPSTRAQFLMKPARVPGGLDLVQPQAYVSKEALSYKTPFQK; via the coding sequence ATGCGGCTGAATCGACTGACCACCACCGGACTGGTCACCACCTGCGCGATCGGGCTCGCGCTCAGCGGCTGCAGCGTGAAGGACCCGGAGGCCGGCGGCATCGGCGGCGGAGGAGGCGGCGCGCGCGGCATCAAGACCGACGTCGGCGTCACCTCCGACACGATCACGCTCGGCGCGATGACCGACGAGTCCGGCGTCTTCAAGGTGCTCGGCCTCGGCATCACCCAGGGCAACCAGATGTGGGCCGCGGACGTGAACAAGTCGGGCGGCATCTGCGGTCGCAAGATCAAGATCGTGCCGGCCGACACCGGCTACAGTGCGGAGAAGGCCGTCCCGCTCTACAACCAGCTGAAGGGGCAGGCCCTCGGGCTGGTCCAGCTGATCGGTTCGCCGATCCTCGCGGCGCTGAAGAAGCCGATGGTCAACGACAAGATCGCGGCCATCCCGTCGTCGTGGGCGTCGACCAACCTCGACGTGCCCAACGTGGTGATGGTCGGCCCGACGTACGACGTCGAGATGATCAACGGGCTGAGCTATCTGCAGTCGCAGGGCAAGATCAAGAACGGCGACACGATCGGGCACATCTACGTCGACTCCGAATACGGCAAGAACGGCCTGCTCGGCTCGAAGTACTACGCCAGCAAGCACTCGATGAATGTCGTGCAGGCGCCGGTGAGTTCGACCGCGAGCGACCTCACCTCGGCGGTCACCAAGCTGAAGGGCGCCGGCGCGAAGGCGGTGCTGCTGACCACCACGCCGGCGCAGACGGCGTCGGCGGTCGGTGTCGCCAAGGCGCAGGGGCTGACCGTGCCGTTCTACGGCAGCGGCCCGACCTACACGCCGCAGTTGCTCGACACTCCGGCCGGATCTGCTTTGTTGTCGGGGCAATTCCTCACCGACGCCCTGATGGTGCCGTGGAACAGCACGGTGCCGCAGGCGGCCTCGATCCGGTCCCAGTGGACCAAGGACAACCCGAAGGGCGAGCCGACGTTCGGCCCGATCCAGGGTTACGTCTTCGGGCTGGTGTGGGGCCAGATCCTGCTGCAGGCGTGCTCGGACGGCGACCTCACGCGCGCCGGTGTGCTGAAGGCCGTGCAGAAGGTGTCGGTCGACACCCGCAACCTCACCGCGTCGCTGGACTTCACCCACCCGGGCCAGCCCTCGACCCGGGCGCAGTTCCTGATGAAGCCGGCGCGGGTGCCGGGCGGCCTCGACCTCGTGCAGCCGCAGGCGTACGTCTCGAAGGAGGCGCTGAGCTACAAGACGCCATTCCAGAAGTAG
- a CDS encoding C39 family peptidase, with the protein MSERSLQDVCRSIALSRRQVLGGSVAAGGALLWGASAARAETRPKPARRTRVAAGAPRHIRFHRFEGIGSWASGTRQGVAVTAAGLRIGTPTGTVHYADPIPAGSPSRTYDVASWVSPVQRSGFALTELIASWNADTPKGTWVQIDVRGRAEDGTQTGWFVLGRWCRNDPDQGGAIRRTSVDGQGTAYATVWTDTLHLLNNHSMTDFQLRVQLMRLHGTSATPTVRSLGAMASALPDDTTVPVSTFTLGRERILNVPTYSQEVHAGHYPQWSGGGEAWCSPTSSSMVLASWGLGPSKADLSWVQPPVDAQVDYAARDTFDYTYDGCGNWPFNTAYTGSYGLDAFVTRLRSLAEAEAFIAAGIPVITAVSFDKSELDGAGYSTAGHLMVLVGFTAAGDPVMNDPASHLKPDDAQVRVTYKRAQFENVWIPRSGGTAYINHPASVRLPRAPQEANW; encoded by the coding sequence ATGTCCGAGCGTTCCCTGCAGGATGTGTGTCGTAGCATCGCGCTGAGCCGACGCCAGGTCCTGGGCGGCAGCGTCGCGGCCGGGGGAGCCTTGTTGTGGGGCGCCTCTGCGGCGCGTGCCGAGACGCGCCCAAAGCCGGCCCGTCGCACGCGGGTGGCGGCAGGGGCGCCGCGCCACATCCGGTTCCATCGCTTCGAGGGCATCGGCTCGTGGGCGTCGGGCACCCGCCAGGGTGTGGCCGTCACGGCAGCGGGTCTGCGGATCGGCACCCCGACCGGGACGGTGCACTATGCCGACCCGATCCCGGCCGGATCGCCGTCACGCACGTATGACGTGGCCAGCTGGGTGTCGCCGGTGCAGCGCAGCGGGTTTGCGCTCACCGAGCTGATCGCGTCGTGGAACGCCGACACCCCGAAGGGCACGTGGGTGCAGATCGACGTGCGGGGCCGCGCCGAGGACGGCACCCAGACCGGCTGGTTCGTGCTCGGCCGCTGGTGCCGCAACGACCCCGACCAGGGCGGTGCGATCCGCCGGACGTCGGTCGACGGGCAGGGGACCGCCTACGCCACCGTGTGGACCGACACCCTGCACCTGCTCAACAACCACAGCATGACCGACTTCCAACTGCGGGTGCAGCTGATGCGCCTGCACGGCACCAGCGCGACGCCGACCGTGCGATCGCTCGGCGCGATGGCCTCGGCGCTGCCCGACGACACGACCGTCCCGGTCAGCACCTTCACCCTCGGCCGCGAGCGGATCCTGAACGTGCCGACCTACTCCCAGGAGGTGCACGCCGGTCACTACCCGCAGTGGTCGGGCGGCGGCGAGGCGTGGTGTTCGCCGACGTCGTCGTCGATGGTGCTGGCCTCGTGGGGTCTCGGGCCGAGCAAGGCCGACCTGTCGTGGGTGCAGCCGCCGGTCGACGCCCAGGTCGACTACGCGGCGCGCGACACCTTCGACTACACGTATGACGGGTGCGGCAACTGGCCGTTCAACACCGCCTACACCGGCAGCTATGGGCTGGACGCGTTCGTCACCCGGCTGCGCAGCCTCGCCGAGGCCGAGGCGTTCATCGCGGCCGGCATTCCGGTCATCACCGCAGTGTCCTTCGACAAGAGCGAGCTCGACGGTGCCGGCTACTCGACGGCCGGGCACCTGATGGTGCTCGTCGGTTTCACCGCGGCCGGCGACCCGGTGATGAACGACCCGGCGTCGCACCTGAAGCCGGACGACGCGCAAGTGCGGGTGACCTACAAGCGGGCGCAGTTCGAGAACGTCTGGATCCCGCGCAGCGGGGGCACGGCATACATCAACCACCCGGCGAGTGTGCGGCTGCCGCGCGCTCCCCAGGAGGCCAACTGGTGA
- the acnA gene encoding aconitate hydratase AcnA has translation MSPSTNSFGAQDTLTVGGESYEIYRLDKVEGSKTLPFSLKVLLECLLRTEDGANITKEHINALGQWDETAQPSTEIQFTPARVIMQDFTGVPCVVDLATMREAVADLGGDAKKINPLAPAEMVIDHSVIIDVFGRPDAFEKNVEIEYGRNKERYQFLRWGQTAFDDFKVVPPGTGIVHQVNIEHLARSVMTRDGVAYPDSCVGTDSHTTMVNGLGVLGWGVGGIEAEAAMLGQPVSMLIPRVVGFKLTGEIPSGATATDVVLTITQMLREHGVVGKFVEFYGDGVASVPLANRATIGNMSPEFGSTCAIFPIDDVTLDYLRLTGRTEEHVALVEAYAKEQGLWHDPSVEPRFSEKLELDLSTVVPSIAGPKRPQDRIVLADAKQKFGLDVKNYGVEGDFREAEVTPAEGPAYGLKDGAVVIASITSCTNTSNPSVMMAAALLAKNAVEKGLTVAPWVKTSMAPGSQVVTGYYEKAGMWPYLEKLGFYLVGYGCTTCIGNSGPLNEEISQAVQENDLTVVSVLSGNRNFEGRINPDVKMNYLASPPLVIAYALAGTMNFDFDTDALGTDQQGNDVFLKDIWPTPDEVESTIASSIDRDMFIKDYADVFAGDERWQSLPTPEGDTFEWDGESTYVRKPPYFDGMAKQPSPVEDITGARVLAKLGDSVTTDHISPAGSIKADSPAGKYLSEHGVERKDFNSYGSRRGNHEVMVRGTFANIRLRNQLLDGVEGGFTRDFTQDGEQSTIFDAAENYAKAGTPLVVLGGKEYGSGSSRDWAAKGTRLLGVKAVIVESFERIHRSNLIGMGVLPLQFPQGQNVESLGLDGTETFDITGITALNEGGDVPETVHVTATKADGAKVEFDAVVRIDTPGEADYYRNDGILQYVLRSLVN, from the coding sequence GTGAGCCCCAGCACCAATAGTTTCGGAGCACAGGACACCCTCACCGTGGGTGGGGAGTCCTACGAGATCTATCGCCTCGACAAGGTCGAGGGCAGCAAGACCCTGCCGTTCAGCCTGAAGGTGCTGCTGGAGTGCCTGCTGCGCACCGAGGACGGTGCCAACATCACCAAGGAGCACATCAACGCGCTCGGCCAGTGGGACGAGACCGCCCAGCCGAGCACCGAGATCCAGTTCACGCCGGCCCGCGTGATCATGCAGGACTTCACCGGTGTGCCCTGTGTCGTCGACCTCGCCACCATGCGGGAGGCGGTCGCCGACCTCGGCGGCGACGCCAAGAAGATCAACCCGCTCGCGCCCGCCGAGATGGTCATCGACCACTCGGTGATCATCGATGTCTTCGGCCGCCCGGACGCCTTCGAGAAGAACGTCGAGATCGAGTACGGCCGCAACAAGGAGCGCTACCAGTTCCTGCGCTGGGGCCAGACCGCGTTCGACGACTTCAAGGTGGTGCCCCCGGGCACCGGCATCGTGCACCAGGTCAACATCGAGCACCTCGCCCGCTCGGTGATGACCCGTGACGGCGTCGCCTACCCCGACTCCTGCGTCGGCACCGACAGCCACACCACGATGGTCAACGGCCTCGGCGTGCTCGGCTGGGGCGTCGGCGGCATCGAGGCCGAGGCCGCGATGCTCGGCCAGCCGGTGTCGATGCTCATCCCGCGCGTCGTCGGCTTCAAGCTGACCGGCGAGATCCCCTCGGGCGCAACGGCAACCGACGTCGTGCTCACGATCACCCAGATGCTGCGCGAGCACGGTGTGGTCGGCAAGTTCGTCGAGTTCTACGGTGACGGCGTCGCCTCGGTGCCGCTCGCCAACCGCGCGACGATCGGCAACATGAGCCCGGAGTTCGGCTCCACCTGCGCGATCTTCCCGATCGACGACGTCACCCTCGACTACCTGCGCCTCACGGGCCGCACCGAGGAGCACGTCGCGCTCGTCGAGGCCTACGCCAAGGAGCAGGGCCTCTGGCACGACCCGAGCGTCGAGCCGCGCTTCTCCGAGAAGCTCGAGCTCGACCTGTCCACGGTCGTGCCGTCGATCGCCGGCCCGAAGCGCCCGCAGGACCGCATCGTGCTCGCCGACGCCAAGCAGAAGTTCGGCCTGGACGTGAAGAACTACGGCGTCGAGGGTGACTTCCGCGAGGCCGAGGTCACGCCGGCCGAGGGCCCGGCATACGGCCTCAAGGACGGCGCGGTCGTGATCGCCTCGATCACCAGCTGCACCAACACCTCCAACCCGTCGGTGATGATGGCCGCGGCGCTGCTCGCCAAGAACGCCGTCGAGAAGGGCCTGACCGTCGCGCCGTGGGTGAAGACCTCGATGGCGCCCGGCTCGCAGGTCGTCACCGGCTACTACGAGAAGGCCGGCATGTGGCCCTACCTGGAGAAGCTCGGCTTCTACCTGGTCGGCTACGGCTGCACCACCTGCATCGGCAACTCCGGCCCGCTCAACGAGGAGATCAGCCAGGCCGTCCAGGAGAACGACCTCACGGTCGTCTCGGTGCTGTCCGGCAACCGCAACTTCGAGGGCCGCATCAACCCCGACGTGAAGATGAACTACCTGGCCTCGCCGCCGCTGGTCATCGCCTACGCGCTCGCGGGCACGATGAACTTCGACTTCGACACCGACGCCCTCGGCACCGACCAGCAGGGCAACGACGTCTTCCTCAAGGACATCTGGCCGACGCCGGACGAGGTGGAGTCGACGATCGCGTCGTCGATCGACCGCGACATGTTCATCAAGGACTACGCCGACGTCTTCGCCGGCGACGAGCGCTGGCAGTCGCTGCCGACGCCCGAGGGCGACACCTTCGAGTGGGACGGCGAGTCGACCTACGTGCGCAAGCCCCCCTACTTCGACGGTATGGCGAAGCAGCCCTCGCCGGTCGAGGACATCACGGGCGCGCGGGTGCTTGCCAAGCTCGGCGACTCGGTGACCACCGACCACATCAGCCCGGCGGGTTCGATCAAGGCCGACAGCCCGGCCGGCAAGTACCTGTCCGAGCACGGCGTCGAGCGCAAGGACTTCAACTCCTACGGCTCGCGCCGTGGCAACCACGAGGTCATGGTCCGCGGCACTTTCGCCAACATCCGGCTGCGCAACCAGCTGCTGGACGGCGTGGAGGGCGGCTTCACCCGTGACTTCACGCAGGACGGCGAGCAGTCGACGATCTTCGACGCGGCCGAGAACTACGCCAAGGCGGGCACGCCGCTGGTCGTGCTCGGCGGCAAGGAGTACGGCTCGGGCAGCTCGCGCGACTGGGCCGCCAAGGGCACCCGGCTGCTCGGTGTGAAGGCCGTGATCGTCGAGTCGTTCGAGCGCATCCACCGCTCCAACCTGATCGGCATGGGCGTGCTGCCGCTGCAGTTCCCGCAGGGGCAGAACGTCGAGTCGCTCGGGCTGGACGGCACGGAGACCTTCGACATCACCGGCATCACCGCGCTCAACGAGGGCGGCGACGTGCCGGAGACGGTCCACGTGACCGCGACGAAGGCCGACGGTGCGAAGGTCGAGTTCGACGCCGTGGTGCGCATCGACACACCCGGTGAGGCCGACTACTACCGCAACGACGGCATTCTGCAGTATGTCTTGCGCTCGCTGGTCAACTGA
- a CDS encoding class I SAM-dependent RNA methyltransferase encodes MSARQRGRGRGDRRRPRNRAAQGDSLVGQRLTLDIEDVAQGGHCVARHDGRVVFVRHSLPGERVVAEVTDGGTGSRFLRADAVEILTASPERRPSPCVYAGPGLCGGCDWQHTSARFGRELKTRVVREQLQRLAGIEWDGEVEAVPGDEEGQRWRTRVEFAATPRGRIGLRRHRSHDVVPVDDCLITVPEIAATGLLGEVVETGVTGVDVAVDSAGEVVAIDLPIRRSSSGGGSAAEDAAHRDPVPNVTETVHVAGRGDRDFAVSARGFWQVHPGAASTFVTEVLDRLRPQPGERVLDLYSGVGVFTAFLADAVGTDGRVLGLEGDARAVQDGQGNLAGLPQASLQRADIGRDGWQSAIDDGLDTVDLVVLDPPRTGAGREVIGEITARQPRAIAYVACDPAALARDLSYAADAGYGVTSLRAFDAFPMTHHVECIAILSRVGES; translated from the coding sequence GCGCAGGGCGGTCACTGCGTCGCCCGGCATGACGGCCGGGTCGTCTTCGTGCGCCACTCGCTGCCGGGGGAGCGGGTCGTCGCCGAGGTCACCGACGGCGGCACCGGGTCGCGCTTCCTGCGCGCCGACGCGGTCGAGATCCTCACGGCGTCACCCGAGCGCCGCCCCTCCCCGTGTGTGTATGCCGGGCCCGGTCTCTGCGGAGGCTGCGACTGGCAGCACACGTCCGCCCGCTTCGGGCGCGAGCTCAAGACCCGCGTCGTGCGCGAGCAACTGCAGCGGCTGGCCGGCATCGAGTGGGACGGCGAGGTCGAGGCCGTCCCCGGTGACGAGGAGGGCCAACGCTGGCGCACGAGAGTCGAATTCGCAGCCACCCCGCGAGGACGCATCGGCCTGCGCCGTCACCGCTCGCACGACGTGGTGCCGGTCGACGACTGCCTGATCACGGTGCCGGAGATCGCCGCCACCGGGTTGCTCGGTGAGGTGGTCGAGACCGGGGTGACCGGCGTCGACGTCGCGGTCGACTCCGCCGGCGAGGTCGTGGCGATCGATCTGCCCATTCGCCGGTCGAGTAGCGGCGGGGGGAGCGCAGCGGAGGACGCCGCACACCGAGACCCGGTGCCGAACGTTACTGAGACCGTTCACGTTGCGGGCAGGGGTGACCGTGACTTCGCGGTGTCGGCGCGCGGCTTCTGGCAGGTGCACCCGGGCGCTGCGAGCACGTTCGTCACCGAGGTGCTCGACCGGTTGCGGCCGCAGCCGGGGGAGCGGGTGCTCGACCTCTATTCGGGGGTGGGTGTCTTCACCGCCTTCCTCGCCGACGCGGTCGGCACCGACGGCCGGGTGCTCGGCCTCGAGGGCGACGCGCGGGCCGTGCAGGACGGGCAGGGCAACCTGGCCGGACTGCCGCAGGCGAGCCTGCAGCGCGCCGACATCGGCCGCGATGGCTGGCAGTCCGCGATCGACGACGGCCTCGACACGGTCGACCTCGTGGTGCTCGACCCGCCGCGCACCGGCGCCGGACGCGAGGTGATCGGGGAAATCACCGCCCGGCAGCCGCGCGCGATCGCCTACGTCGCATGCGACCCGGCCGCCCTCGCCCGCGACCTGTCCTATGCCGCGGACGCCGGTTACGGGGTGACTTCGCTGCGCGCCTTCGACGCCTTCCCGATGACGCATCACGTGGAGTGCATCGCGATCTTGTCCCGGGTGGGAGAATCGTAA
- a CDS encoding ABC transporter permease subunit codes for MSEAVEAPVVTARRDHETVRTAVKYALIVAAGIVVWLLPAYVKNEWLVVLMWIMTGAVGAMGLTMLIGQAGQLSLAHTFFLLVGGVAYAVFASKGTSEYIGFGLPTLLSALLAVLVSAAAGALFAPISGRLRGIYLGVASLSLVFLGFWLANQLPSLAGSASSGRYAPSLNFFGFDFGVQTPSLYVLNVPMGQTERTFWLFAALTAIAYALGRGAMNGRVGRGWRAVRDNEAMAAVMGVSVVRQKAMAFAISSAYAGLAGVMTVWWYSGLMKPDEAVDHGTYSTTVAISFLAMCVIGGLGSLGGSVMGAALVFGLPLAIPLIRSEDTVSAGGTAFTPVVITNLIYGALIVLIVIFQPRGLAGLWDRAIRLVRR; via the coding sequence GTGTCTGAGGCAGTCGAAGCACCGGTCGTGACCGCGCGTCGCGATCACGAAACCGTCCGGACCGCAGTCAAATACGCGTTGATCGTCGCCGCGGGCATCGTGGTGTGGCTGCTCCCGGCATACGTGAAGAACGAGTGGCTGGTCGTGCTCATGTGGATCATGACCGGAGCGGTCGGCGCCATGGGCCTGACGATGCTGATCGGGCAGGCCGGCCAGCTGTCGCTCGCGCACACCTTCTTCCTGCTGGTCGGCGGTGTCGCCTACGCGGTGTTCGCCAGCAAGGGCACCAGTGAATACATCGGATTCGGTCTGCCCACCCTGCTCTCGGCGTTGCTCGCGGTGCTGGTGAGCGCCGCCGCGGGGGCATTGTTCGCGCCGATCTCCGGGCGATTGCGGGGCATCTACCTCGGGGTGGCCTCACTCAGCCTGGTCTTCCTCGGCTTCTGGCTGGCCAATCAGCTGCCGTCGCTGGCCGGCAGCGCCTCGAGTGGCCGCTACGCGCCGTCGCTGAATTTCTTCGGCTTCGACTTCGGGGTGCAGACACCGTCGCTCTACGTGCTGAACGTGCCGATGGGCCAGACCGAGCGCACCTTCTGGCTGTTCGCCGCGCTCACCGCGATCGCCTACGCGCTCGGCCGCGGCGCGATGAACGGGCGCGTCGGCCGCGGCTGGCGTGCGGTGCGCGACAACGAGGCGATGGCCGCGGTGATGGGTGTCTCGGTCGTGCGGCAGAAGGCGATGGCGTTCGCGATCTCCTCGGCATACGCAGGGCTGGCGGGAGTGATGACCGTCTGGTGGTACTCCGGGCTGATGAAGCCGGACGAGGCGGTCGACCACGGCACCTACAGCACCACGGTCGCCATCTCCTTCCTCGCGATGTGCGTGATCGGCGGACTCGGTTCGCTCGGCGGATCGGTGATGGGCGCCGCGCTCGTCTTCGGCCTGCCACTCGCGATCCCGCTCATCCGGTCCGAGGACACCGTGAGCGCCGGCGGCACCGCGTTCACGCCGGTCGTCATCACCAACCTCATCTACGGCGCCCTCATCGTGCTCATCGTGATCTTCCAGCCGCGCGGCCTCGCCGGGCTGTGGGATCGGGCAATCCGATTGGTGCGCCGATGA